A genomic stretch from Mycobacterium paraterrae includes:
- a CDS encoding flavin-containing monooxygenase translates to MTDTVTTLIVGAGFAGIGTAMRMLQAGVNDFVILERSHRVGGTWRDNTYPGAACDIPSLLYSYSFEPNPGWTRAYSGSAEILAYIDAIVAKYDLGRFIHFGADVSALEFDEDAGEWVVDTTGGRRYRGRSVVMASGPLADASFPDIRGIESYEGKKIHSARWDHSYDMSGKRVAVIGTGASAVQIIPELVGLAASVKVFQRTPGWVLPRVNFRHPAWARSTFKRTPATEQALRGAWFWAHEVMAVGMVWDTAATSVIQAVAKANLRRQVKDTWLRRQLTPQFRPGCKRMLMTSDYYPALQADNCKLVSWPIATLAPNGIRTADGIEHEVDCIVFATGFDVCKRGTPFPIRGRDGRKLEDEWSEGRFAYKSVSVAGYPNLFFTFGPNSGPGHNSALLYMEAAIDYIVKAIELLRDQGNGVHTLDVKENSQNAYHSNIQRRLRRTTWNSGCNSWYLTEDGYNGTMYPGFATQFIRELSRLDMRDYEITRRDDADLKLTQTR, encoded by the coding sequence ATGACGGACACGGTAACGACTTTGATCGTCGGCGCCGGCTTCGCGGGTATCGGTACGGCGATGAGAATGCTTCAAGCGGGCGTTAACGACTTTGTCATCTTGGAGCGATCACATCGCGTCGGGGGCACCTGGCGTGACAACACTTACCCCGGCGCCGCCTGCGACATTCCGTCATTGCTGTACTCCTACTCGTTCGAGCCGAACCCAGGCTGGACTCGCGCATACTCGGGGAGCGCAGAGATTCTCGCCTATATCGACGCGATTGTCGCGAAATACGATCTTGGGAGGTTCATTCATTTCGGTGCGGACGTGAGTGCACTGGAATTCGACGAGGATGCCGGAGAGTGGGTTGTCGACACGACCGGCGGCAGGCGGTATCGGGGCCGTTCAGTCGTGATGGCTAGCGGACCACTTGCTGACGCCAGTTTCCCGGATATTCGTGGCATCGAGTCGTACGAGGGGAAAAAGATTCACAGTGCTCGGTGGGACCACTCCTATGACATGAGCGGTAAGAGGGTGGCGGTTATCGGGACCGGGGCGAGCGCTGTGCAGATCATCCCCGAATTAGTCGGGTTGGCGGCGTCGGTCAAGGTGTTTCAGAGGACGCCCGGTTGGGTGCTACCGAGGGTCAATTTCCGGCATCCGGCCTGGGCGCGTTCGACTTTCAAGCGCACGCCGGCAACCGAACAGGCCCTACGAGGTGCGTGGTTTTGGGCGCATGAGGTCATGGCCGTGGGCATGGTTTGGGATACCGCTGCAACATCTGTCATCCAAGCGGTCGCAAAGGCGAATCTGCGTCGGCAGGTGAAGGACACCTGGTTGAGACGTCAACTAACGCCGCAGTTCAGACCTGGGTGCAAACGCATGCTTATGACTAGCGACTATTACCCTGCGCTCCAGGCCGATAACTGCAAACTCGTCAGCTGGCCGATCGCCACACTGGCTCCGAACGGAATTCGAACCGCCGACGGCATCGAGCATGAGGTGGACTGCATAGTATTCGCGACAGGCTTCGATGTGTGTAAACGCGGTACGCCATTTCCGATCCGGGGGCGCGACGGGCGAAAACTCGAAGACGAGTGGTCTGAGGGGAGATTTGCCTACAAGAGCGTGAGTGTGGCCGGCTATCCGAATTTGTTCTTCACTTTCGGGCCTAATTCCGGTCCTGGCCACAACTCCGCTCTTCTATATATGGAGGCGGCAATCGATTACATCGTAAAAGCAATCGAGCTCTTGCGCGACCAAGGCAACGGAGTCCATACCCTGGATGTGAAAGAGAATAGCCAAAACGCGTACCACTCCAATATTCAGCGGCGGTTACGGCGCACCACATGGAACTCGGGTTGCAACAGCTGGTATTTGACGGAGGATGGCTATAACGGCACGATGTATCCCGGCTTTGCGACTCAGTTCATTAGGGAACTGTCCCGTCTGGATATGCGCGATTACGAGATCACTCGGCGTGACGATGCTGACCTGAAGTTGACACAAACACGCTGA